In Zingiber officinale cultivar Zhangliang chromosome 8B, Zo_v1.1, whole genome shotgun sequence, a single genomic region encodes these proteins:
- the LOC122013491 gene encoding cytochrome P450 709B1-like, with the protein TGYAEREFADQTAASRCVIEVASLRTRRRLSPRPASASAKRRGIDCSRSSRCCSGEILCSKKSYQAWRLGKHIDRLLHDIVCSRREQGDSEAEQQHDLLRQLLEAENRDGRRRKFAARGFMDEYKTFFFTGHETTALALCWPLIFLALHPKWQSILREEVELVSVGRPFDSDVLSRLTKANKKN; encoded by the coding sequence ACCGGGTATGCTGAACGAGAATTCGCCGACCAGACGGCGGCGAGCCGATGCGTAATAGAAGTGGCATCGTTAAGAACTCGGCGGAGATTATCGCCAAGACCAGCTTCGGCATCAGCGAAGAGAAGGGGAATCGATTGTTCAAGAAGCAGCAGATGCTGTTCCGGCGAGATCCTGTGCTCCAAGAAGTCCTACCAAGCGTGGAGGTTGGGGAAGCACATCGATAGGCTTCTCCATGACATCGTCTGTTCCCGACGGGAACAGGGTGATTCTGAGGCGGAGCAGCAGCATGACCTCCTCAGACAGCTCCTCGAGGCCGAGAATCGAGACGGGAGAAGGAGGAAGTTTGCTGCGAGGGGCTTCATGGACGAGTATAAGACTTTCTTCTTCACCGGCCACGAGACCACCGCGCTGGCCCTCTGTTGGCCCTTAATCTTCCTGGCCCTGCACCCGAAGTGGCAGAGCATTCTCCGGGAAGAAGTCGAGCTAGTTTCCGTCGGCCGGCCTTTTGACTCCGACGTGCTCTCCAGGTTAACAAAGGCAAATAAGAAGAATTGA
- the LOC122014685 gene encoding plant intracellular Ras-group-related LRR protein 6-like isoform X1 — protein MDRLLKSARSSGSLNLSNRSLKELPDELYGSLESNAEDDKWWEAVDLQKLILAHNNLEILKEDLKNLNMLTVLNVSHNKLCSLPAAVGELTLLKALDVSFNMISSIPEEIGSATSLVKLDCSNNQLRKLPCSLGSCLDLSELKASNNCLAELPDELANCSKLIKLDVEGNKLTSFTESMLISWTSLTELNAAKNQVTCIPHSIGLLTKLIRLDLHQNKISSIPSSIMGCCLLAEFYMGTNLLSTLPAEIGALSRLGTLDLHANQLKEFPVEACRLQLSALDLSNNTLSGLPAEIGTMTTLRKLLLTGNPIRTLRSSLVSGPTPMLLKYLRSRLSADEESGLGTSKTMKDDQIARAARLSLSSKELTLSGLGLTTVPPSVWETEELVKVDISRNSIEVLPSELSTCSSLQTLIISGNKIKEWPGAVLSALPNLSCLKLDNNPLSQIPSNGLECLTTIRILDLSGNKSSLPESFSFSSVPQLEELYLRRMQLSELPPGLLTLQRLKILDLSQNNLVSVPQEIKGLISIIELDVSDNNITALPPEMGLLEPSLQVLKLDGNPLRSIRRTILDRGTKAILKYLKDKLPDQ, from the exons ATGGATCGTCTTCTGAAATCAGCACGCTCGTCGGGATCTCTCAATCTCTCCAATCGATCCCTCAA GGAGTTGCCCGATGAGCTTTACGGAAGCTTGGAATCGAACGCGGAGGATGATAAGTGGTGGGAG GCCGTGGATCTGCAAAAGCTTATTTTGGCTCATAACAACCTTGAGATATTGAAAGAGGACCTTAAAAATTTGAATATGTTAACTGTCTTAAATGTTAGTCACAATAAACTATGTTCACTACCAGCAGCCGTTGGCGA GCTTACTTTGTTGAAGGCATTGGATGTGTCGTTTAACATGATATCTAGTATCCCTGAAGAGATTGGCAGCGCAACTTCTCTGGTCAA GCTTGATTGTTCAAATAACCAACTTAGGAAACTTCCTTGCAGTCTTGGAAGTTGCTTAGACTTATCTGAACTTAAG GCATCAAATAACTGCTTGGCAGAACTTCCAGATGAACTTGCCAACTGCTCAAAGTTGATTAAATTGGATGTCGAG GGGAACAAGTTGACATCATTCACTGAGAGCATGCTAATTTCATGGACTTCGTTGACAGAACTCAATGCTG CTAAAAATCAGGTCACCTGCATTCCACATAGCATAGGTCTCCTCACAAAACTTATCCGTCTGGATCTTCATCAAAATA AAATTTCATCAATTCCATCTTCAATTATGGGTTGTTGTTTACTTGCTGAATTTTATATGGG GACTAATTTACTGTCAACTCTTCCGGCTGAAATTGGTGCACTTTCTCGTTTAGGGACTTTGGATCTTCATGCAAACCag TTAAAGGAGTTTCCTGTGGAAGCCTGCAGACTGCAACTCTCTGCCCTGGATCTATCCAATAACACTTTATCTGGCTTGCCAGCTGAGATAG GTACAATGACTACTCTGAGAAAGCTTTTACTGACTGGGAATCCCATAAGAACTCTTCGAAG CTCTCTAGTATCTGGACCAACACCAATGCTGCTGAAGTATCTTCGAAGTCGCCTCTCTGCTGATGAAG AATCTGGATTGGGAACTAGTAAAACTATGAAAGATGATCAAATTGCAAGAGCGGCTAGGTTGTCCCTGTCTTCCAAG GAGTTAACATTAAGTGGTTTAGGATTAACCACTGTCCCACCTTCTGTATGGGAGACAGAAGAACTGGTGAAAGTTGATATTTCCCGGAATTCAATTGAAGTCCTACCAAGTGAACTATCAACTTGTTCCTCACTTCAG ACTTTGATTATTTCTGGAAACAAGATAAAAGAATGGCCTGGTGCAGTGCTGTCTGCTCTTCCTAACCTCTCTTGTTTGAAACTGGACAACAATCCATTATCACAG ATTCCATCTAATGGCCTTGAGTGCCTTACAACAATCAGAATTTTGGATTTAAGTGGCAACAAGTCATCCTTGCCAGAATCTTTTTCATTCTCCAGTGTACCACAATTGGAGGAACTTTACCTAAG GCGAATGCAACTGAGTGAACTCCCTCCAGGACTGTTGACCTTACAGCGACTAAAAATTCTCGATCTTAGCCAGAATAATCTTGTCTCAGTGCCTCAG GAAATAAAGGGCTTAATTTCCATTATTGAGCTTGATGTTTCTGACAACAACATAACTGCGCTTCCTCCGGAAATG GGACTGCTCGAGCCAAGCTTACAAGTACTGAAACTTGATGGCAATCCGCTGAGAAG CATTAGGCGAACTATCCTAGATCGGGGAACTAAAGCTATTCTCAAATATCTCAAAGACAAACTCCCAGATCAATGA
- the LOC122014685 gene encoding plant intracellular Ras-group-related LRR protein 6-like isoform X2, whose protein sequence is MDRLLKSARSSGSLNLSNRSLKELPDELYGSLESNAEDDKWWEAVDLQKLILAHNNLEILKEDLKNLNMLTVLNVSHNKLCSLPAAVGELTLLKALDVSFNMISSIPEEIGSATSLVKLDCSNNQLRKLPCSLGSCLDLSELKASNNCLAELPDELANCSKLIKLDVEGNKLTSFTESMLISWTSLTELNAAKNQVTCIPHSIGLLTKLIRLDLHQNKISSIPSSIMGCCLLAEFYMGTNLLSTLPAEIGALSRLGTLDLHANQLKEFPVEACRLQLSALDLSNNTLSGLPAEIGTMTTLRKLLLTGNPIRTLRSSLVSGPTPMLLKYLRSRLSADEESGLGTSKTMKDDQIARAARLSLSSKELTLSGLGLTTVPPSVWETEELVKVDISRNSIEVLPSELSTCSSLQTLIISGNKIKEWPGAVLSALPNLSCLKLDNNPLSQIPSNGLECLTTIRILDLSGNKSSLPESFSFSSVPQLEELYLRRMQLSELPPGLLTLQRLKILDLSQNNLVSVPQEIKGLISIIELDVSDNNITALPPEMH, encoded by the exons ATGGATCGTCTTCTGAAATCAGCACGCTCGTCGGGATCTCTCAATCTCTCCAATCGATCCCTCAA GGAGTTGCCCGATGAGCTTTACGGAAGCTTGGAATCGAACGCGGAGGATGATAAGTGGTGGGAG GCCGTGGATCTGCAAAAGCTTATTTTGGCTCATAACAACCTTGAGATATTGAAAGAGGACCTTAAAAATTTGAATATGTTAACTGTCTTAAATGTTAGTCACAATAAACTATGTTCACTACCAGCAGCCGTTGGCGA GCTTACTTTGTTGAAGGCATTGGATGTGTCGTTTAACATGATATCTAGTATCCCTGAAGAGATTGGCAGCGCAACTTCTCTGGTCAA GCTTGATTGTTCAAATAACCAACTTAGGAAACTTCCTTGCAGTCTTGGAAGTTGCTTAGACTTATCTGAACTTAAG GCATCAAATAACTGCTTGGCAGAACTTCCAGATGAACTTGCCAACTGCTCAAAGTTGATTAAATTGGATGTCGAG GGGAACAAGTTGACATCATTCACTGAGAGCATGCTAATTTCATGGACTTCGTTGACAGAACTCAATGCTG CTAAAAATCAGGTCACCTGCATTCCACATAGCATAGGTCTCCTCACAAAACTTATCCGTCTGGATCTTCATCAAAATA AAATTTCATCAATTCCATCTTCAATTATGGGTTGTTGTTTACTTGCTGAATTTTATATGGG GACTAATTTACTGTCAACTCTTCCGGCTGAAATTGGTGCACTTTCTCGTTTAGGGACTTTGGATCTTCATGCAAACCag TTAAAGGAGTTTCCTGTGGAAGCCTGCAGACTGCAACTCTCTGCCCTGGATCTATCCAATAACACTTTATCTGGCTTGCCAGCTGAGATAG GTACAATGACTACTCTGAGAAAGCTTTTACTGACTGGGAATCCCATAAGAACTCTTCGAAG CTCTCTAGTATCTGGACCAACACCAATGCTGCTGAAGTATCTTCGAAGTCGCCTCTCTGCTGATGAAG AATCTGGATTGGGAACTAGTAAAACTATGAAAGATGATCAAATTGCAAGAGCGGCTAGGTTGTCCCTGTCTTCCAAG GAGTTAACATTAAGTGGTTTAGGATTAACCACTGTCCCACCTTCTGTATGGGAGACAGAAGAACTGGTGAAAGTTGATATTTCCCGGAATTCAATTGAAGTCCTACCAAGTGAACTATCAACTTGTTCCTCACTTCAG ACTTTGATTATTTCTGGAAACAAGATAAAAGAATGGCCTGGTGCAGTGCTGTCTGCTCTTCCTAACCTCTCTTGTTTGAAACTGGACAACAATCCATTATCACAG ATTCCATCTAATGGCCTTGAGTGCCTTACAACAATCAGAATTTTGGATTTAAGTGGCAACAAGTCATCCTTGCCAGAATCTTTTTCATTCTCCAGTGTACCACAATTGGAGGAACTTTACCTAAG GCGAATGCAACTGAGTGAACTCCCTCCAGGACTGTTGACCTTACAGCGACTAAAAATTCTCGATCTTAGCCAGAATAATCTTGTCTCAGTGCCTCAG GAAATAAAGGGCTTAATTTCCATTATTGAGCTTGATGTTTCTGACAACAACATAACTGCGCTTCCTCCGGAAATG CATTAG
- the LOC122014685 gene encoding plant intracellular Ras-group-related LRR protein 6-like isoform X3: protein MFTTSSRWRALDVSFNMISSIPEEIGSATSLVKLDCSNNQLRKLPCSLGSCLDLSELKASNNCLAELPDELANCSKLIKLDVEGNKLTSFTESMLISWTSLTELNAAKNQVTCIPHSIGLLTKLIRLDLHQNKISSIPSSIMGCCLLAEFYMGTNLLSTLPAEIGALSRLGTLDLHANQLKEFPVEACRLQLSALDLSNNTLSGLPAEIGTMTTLRKLLLTGNPIRTLRSSLVSGPTPMLLKYLRSRLSADEESGLGTSKTMKDDQIARAARLSLSSKELTLSGLGLTTVPPSVWETEELVKVDISRNSIEVLPSELSTCSSLQTLIISGNKIKEWPGAVLSALPNLSCLKLDNNPLSQIPSNGLECLTTIRILDLSGNKSSLPESFSFSSVPQLEELYLRRMQLSELPPGLLTLQRLKILDLSQNNLVSVPQEIKGLISIIELDVSDNNITALPPEMGLLEPSLQVLKLDGNPLRSIRRTILDRGTKAILKYLKDKLPDQ, encoded by the exons ATGTTCACTACCAGCAGCCGTTGGCGA GCATTGGATGTGTCGTTTAACATGATATCTAGTATCCCTGAAGAGATTGGCAGCGCAACTTCTCTGGTCAA GCTTGATTGTTCAAATAACCAACTTAGGAAACTTCCTTGCAGTCTTGGAAGTTGCTTAGACTTATCTGAACTTAAG GCATCAAATAACTGCTTGGCAGAACTTCCAGATGAACTTGCCAACTGCTCAAAGTTGATTAAATTGGATGTCGAG GGGAACAAGTTGACATCATTCACTGAGAGCATGCTAATTTCATGGACTTCGTTGACAGAACTCAATGCTG CTAAAAATCAGGTCACCTGCATTCCACATAGCATAGGTCTCCTCACAAAACTTATCCGTCTGGATCTTCATCAAAATA AAATTTCATCAATTCCATCTTCAATTATGGGTTGTTGTTTACTTGCTGAATTTTATATGGG GACTAATTTACTGTCAACTCTTCCGGCTGAAATTGGTGCACTTTCTCGTTTAGGGACTTTGGATCTTCATGCAAACCag TTAAAGGAGTTTCCTGTGGAAGCCTGCAGACTGCAACTCTCTGCCCTGGATCTATCCAATAACACTTTATCTGGCTTGCCAGCTGAGATAG GTACAATGACTACTCTGAGAAAGCTTTTACTGACTGGGAATCCCATAAGAACTCTTCGAAG CTCTCTAGTATCTGGACCAACACCAATGCTGCTGAAGTATCTTCGAAGTCGCCTCTCTGCTGATGAAG AATCTGGATTGGGAACTAGTAAAACTATGAAAGATGATCAAATTGCAAGAGCGGCTAGGTTGTCCCTGTCTTCCAAG GAGTTAACATTAAGTGGTTTAGGATTAACCACTGTCCCACCTTCTGTATGGGAGACAGAAGAACTGGTGAAAGTTGATATTTCCCGGAATTCAATTGAAGTCCTACCAAGTGAACTATCAACTTGTTCCTCACTTCAG ACTTTGATTATTTCTGGAAACAAGATAAAAGAATGGCCTGGTGCAGTGCTGTCTGCTCTTCCTAACCTCTCTTGTTTGAAACTGGACAACAATCCATTATCACAG ATTCCATCTAATGGCCTTGAGTGCCTTACAACAATCAGAATTTTGGATTTAAGTGGCAACAAGTCATCCTTGCCAGAATCTTTTTCATTCTCCAGTGTACCACAATTGGAGGAACTTTACCTAAG GCGAATGCAACTGAGTGAACTCCCTCCAGGACTGTTGACCTTACAGCGACTAAAAATTCTCGATCTTAGCCAGAATAATCTTGTCTCAGTGCCTCAG GAAATAAAGGGCTTAATTTCCATTATTGAGCTTGATGTTTCTGACAACAACATAACTGCGCTTCCTCCGGAAATG GGACTGCTCGAGCCAAGCTTACAAGTACTGAAACTTGATGGCAATCCGCTGAGAAG CATTAGGCGAACTATCCTAGATCGGGGAACTAAAGCTATTCTCAAATATCTCAAAGACAAACTCCCAGATCAATGA
- the LOC122013492 gene encoding putative invertase inhibitor, giving the protein MQCFLFFLSLALFLSMHCVSTTSHPPTCASPTNVKDACKLVADKHPTVGYDFCVKSLKKSSSGDLHDLALVATRTAIAHATSAEAEIEELMELEVDSADKNSFDKCLDAYADDVDHLRNAVDNIAARVYKKAVQQLGAAKSAAKKCEATFAGGDNKGEVPGAAGSDCAKLASIAQAIVASLE; this is encoded by the coding sequence ATGCagtgctttctcttcttcctctccctcgccCTCTTCCTCTCCATGCACTGCGTATCCACCACCAGCCATCCGCCGACCTGCGCCAGCCCCACCAACGTCAAGGACGCCTGCAAGCTCGTCGCCGACAAGCACCCCACCGTCGGCTACGACTTCTGCGTCAAATCCCTCAAGAAGTCGAGCTCCGGCGACCTCCACGACCTCGCCTTGGTCGCCACGCGGACCGCCATCGCCCACGCCACCAGCGCCGAGGCCGAGATCGAGGAGCTCATGGAGCTGGAAGTCGACTCCGCCGACAAGAACAGCTTCGACAAATGCCTGGACGCGTACGCCGACGACGTCGACCACTTGCGCAACGCGGTGGACAACATCGCCGCCCGCGTGTACAAGAAGGCGGTGCAGCAGCTCGGGGCCGCTAAGTCCGCCGCGAAGAAGTGCGAGGCCACGTTCGCCGGTGGCGACAACAAGGGAGAGGTGCCAGGGGCTGCGGGCAGCGACTGCGCCAAATTAGCGAGCATCGCTCAGGCCATCGTCGCGTCGTTGGAGTGA
- the LOC122013432 gene encoding bZIP transcription factor 1-B-like isoform X1, whose protein sequence is MGSSEADASAKTPRTSVAQEQTTATSSTPAVTVYPDWSNFQAYSPIPPHGFFHSPVASSPQPHPYMWGPQHLMPPYGTPPPPYVMYPPGGLYPSMPPGAHPFSPYAMTSPNSNVEASGALAGTEVDGKSSEGMERSAIKRSKGSLGSLNMITGKNSTEPGKTSGQPTNGTFSQSGESGCDSSSEGSDANSENDSHTKTTRGHESHGEVSQRGTAGGSQNGVTQIPSQAMLSHQMAIVSLPAPGAVAGPTTNLNIGMDYWGAPSSSPVPVHGKGAAAPGAPSDHWLQDERELKRQKRKQSNRESARRSRLRKQAEYEELALKADTLREENANLRAELTRIKKEYELLVSRNALLKEKLGEAEQGADDHSADRKEQGSVDENLKQNLDSDAQAAKTDQGQTDI, encoded by the exons ATGGGCAGCAGTGAAGCTGATGCATCTGCAAAGACTCCAAGGACATCTGTTGCTCAG GAGCAAACCACTGCTACTAGCTCCACCCCTGCTGTGACTGTTTATCCAGACTGGTCAAACTTTCAG GCATATTCACCAATTCCACCACATGGATTCTTTCATTCTCCTGTTGCATCTAGTCCTCAGCCCCATCCTTACATGTGGGGACCTCAG CACCTTATGCCACCATATGGGACTCCACCACCCCCATATGTGATGTATCCTCCTGGAGGGTTATATCCATCTATGCCTCCT GGAGCACACCCTTTCAGCCCTTATGCAATGACTTCGCCAAACAGCAATGTTGAGGCTTCT GGAGCCCTTGCTGGTACAGAAGTAGATGGTAAGTCATCCGAAGGTATGGAAAGAAGTGCCATAAAAAGATCCAAAGGAAGTTTAGGTAGTTTGAATATGATTACAGGAAAGAACAGCACTGAGCCAGGTAAAACATCAGGGCAACCAACCAATGGAACATTTTCTCAgag TGGTGAAAGCGGATGTGACAGTTCAAGTGAAGGGAGTGATGCCAATTCCGAAAAT GACTCACACACAAAGACAACTCGTGGGCATGAATCTCATGGTG AGGTTTCCCAGAGAGGCACTGCTGGTGGATCTCAGAATGGTGTTACTCAAATTCCATCACAGGCAATGTTGAGTCATCAAATGGCTATAGTGTCTTTGCCTGCACCTGGAGCAGTAGCTGGTCCTACCACGAACTTAAATATAGGAATGGATTATTGGGGCGCTCCAAGTTCATCACCTGTTCCAGTACATGGAAAAGGGGCTGCAGCACCTGGTGCTCCCTCAGATCATTGGTTGCAG GATGAGAGAGAACTTAAAAGGCAGAAAAGAAAGCAATCAAATAGGGAATCTGCACGTAGATCCAGACTACGTAAGCAG GCAGAGTACGAAGAGCTGGCCCTAAAAGCTGATACTTTAAGGGAGGAAAATGCCAACTTGAGGGCAGAGCTGACAAGGATCAAGAAGGAATATGAGCTACTTGTTTCCCGAAATGCATTGCTTAAG GAAAAGCTTGGCGAAGCAGAGCAAGGTGCAGATGATCACAGTGCTGACAGAAAGGAGCAAGGTTCTGTAGATGAGAACTTGAAACAGAACTTGGATTCTGATGCACAAGCGGCCAAAACAGACCAAGGGCAGACAGACATCTAG
- the LOC122013432 gene encoding bZIP transcription factor 1-B-like isoform X2: protein MGSSEADASAKTPRTSVAQEQTTATSSTPAVTVYPDWSNFQAYSPIPPHGFFHSPVASSPQPHPYMWGPQHLMPPYGTPPPPYVMYPPGGLYPSMPPGAHPFSPYAMTSPNSNVEASGALAGTEVDGKNSTEPGKTSGQPTNGTFSQSGESGCDSSSEGSDANSENDSHTKTTRGHESHGEVSQRGTAGGSQNGVTQIPSQAMLSHQMAIVSLPAPGAVAGPTTNLNIGMDYWGAPSSSPVPVHGKGAAAPGAPSDHWLQDERELKRQKRKQSNRESARRSRLRKQAEYEELALKADTLREENANLRAELTRIKKEYELLVSRNALLKEKLGEAEQGADDHSADRKEQGSVDENLKQNLDSDAQAAKTDQGQTDI, encoded by the exons ATGGGCAGCAGTGAAGCTGATGCATCTGCAAAGACTCCAAGGACATCTGTTGCTCAG GAGCAAACCACTGCTACTAGCTCCACCCCTGCTGTGACTGTTTATCCAGACTGGTCAAACTTTCAG GCATATTCACCAATTCCACCACATGGATTCTTTCATTCTCCTGTTGCATCTAGTCCTCAGCCCCATCCTTACATGTGGGGACCTCAG CACCTTATGCCACCATATGGGACTCCACCACCCCCATATGTGATGTATCCTCCTGGAGGGTTATATCCATCTATGCCTCCT GGAGCACACCCTTTCAGCCCTTATGCAATGACTTCGCCAAACAGCAATGTTGAGGCTTCT GGAGCCCTTGCTGGTACAGAAGTAGATG GAAAGAACAGCACTGAGCCAGGTAAAACATCAGGGCAACCAACCAATGGAACATTTTCTCAgag TGGTGAAAGCGGATGTGACAGTTCAAGTGAAGGGAGTGATGCCAATTCCGAAAAT GACTCACACACAAAGACAACTCGTGGGCATGAATCTCATGGTG AGGTTTCCCAGAGAGGCACTGCTGGTGGATCTCAGAATGGTGTTACTCAAATTCCATCACAGGCAATGTTGAGTCATCAAATGGCTATAGTGTCTTTGCCTGCACCTGGAGCAGTAGCTGGTCCTACCACGAACTTAAATATAGGAATGGATTATTGGGGCGCTCCAAGTTCATCACCTGTTCCAGTACATGGAAAAGGGGCTGCAGCACCTGGTGCTCCCTCAGATCATTGGTTGCAG GATGAGAGAGAACTTAAAAGGCAGAAAAGAAAGCAATCAAATAGGGAATCTGCACGTAGATCCAGACTACGTAAGCAG GCAGAGTACGAAGAGCTGGCCCTAAAAGCTGATACTTTAAGGGAGGAAAATGCCAACTTGAGGGCAGAGCTGACAAGGATCAAGAAGGAATATGAGCTACTTGTTTCCCGAAATGCATTGCTTAAG GAAAAGCTTGGCGAAGCAGAGCAAGGTGCAGATGATCACAGTGCTGACAGAAAGGAGCAAGGTTCTGTAGATGAGAACTTGAAACAGAACTTGGATTCTGATGCACAAGCGGCCAAAACAGACCAAGGGCAGACAGACATCTAG
- the LOC122013432 gene encoding bZIP transcription factor 1-A-like isoform X4 → MWGPQHLMPPYGTPPPPYVMYPPGGLYPSMPPGAHPFSPYAMTSPNSNVEASGALAGTEVDGKSSEGMERSAIKRSKGSLGSLNMITGKNSTEPGKTSGQPTNGTFSQSGESGCDSSSEGSDANSENDSHTKTTRGHESHGEVSQRGTAGGSQNGVTQIPSQAMLSHQMAIVSLPAPGAVAGPTTNLNIGMDYWGAPSSSPVPVHGKGAAAPGAPSDHWLQDERELKRQKRKQSNRESARRSRLRKQAEYEELALKADTLREENANLRAELTRIKKEYELLVSRNALLKEKLGEAEQGADDHSADRKEQGSVDENLKQNLDSDAQAAKTDQGQTDI, encoded by the exons ATGTGGGGACCTCAG CACCTTATGCCACCATATGGGACTCCACCACCCCCATATGTGATGTATCCTCCTGGAGGGTTATATCCATCTATGCCTCCT GGAGCACACCCTTTCAGCCCTTATGCAATGACTTCGCCAAACAGCAATGTTGAGGCTTCT GGAGCCCTTGCTGGTACAGAAGTAGATGGTAAGTCATCCGAAGGTATGGAAAGAAGTGCCATAAAAAGATCCAAAGGAAGTTTAGGTAGTTTGAATATGATTACAGGAAAGAACAGCACTGAGCCAGGTAAAACATCAGGGCAACCAACCAATGGAACATTTTCTCAgag TGGTGAAAGCGGATGTGACAGTTCAAGTGAAGGGAGTGATGCCAATTCCGAAAAT GACTCACACACAAAGACAACTCGTGGGCATGAATCTCATGGTG AGGTTTCCCAGAGAGGCACTGCTGGTGGATCTCAGAATGGTGTTACTCAAATTCCATCACAGGCAATGTTGAGTCATCAAATGGCTATAGTGTCTTTGCCTGCACCTGGAGCAGTAGCTGGTCCTACCACGAACTTAAATATAGGAATGGATTATTGGGGCGCTCCAAGTTCATCACCTGTTCCAGTACATGGAAAAGGGGCTGCAGCACCTGGTGCTCCCTCAGATCATTGGTTGCAG GATGAGAGAGAACTTAAAAGGCAGAAAAGAAAGCAATCAAATAGGGAATCTGCACGTAGATCCAGACTACGTAAGCAG GCAGAGTACGAAGAGCTGGCCCTAAAAGCTGATACTTTAAGGGAGGAAAATGCCAACTTGAGGGCAGAGCTGACAAGGATCAAGAAGGAATATGAGCTACTTGTTTCCCGAAATGCATTGCTTAAG GAAAAGCTTGGCGAAGCAGAGCAAGGTGCAGATGATCACAGTGCTGACAGAAAGGAGCAAGGTTCTGTAGATGAGAACTTGAAACAGAACTTGGATTCTGATGCACAAGCGGCCAAAACAGACCAAGGGCAGACAGACATCTAG
- the LOC122013432 gene encoding bZIP transcription factor 1-A-like isoform X3, with the protein MFSNLAMKPSFLMLYLQHLMPPYGTPPPPYVMYPPGGLYPSMPPGAHPFSPYAMTSPNSNVEASGALAGTEVDGKSSEGMERSAIKRSKGSLGSLNMITGKNSTEPGKTSGQPTNGTFSQSGESGCDSSSEGSDANSENDSHTKTTRGHESHGEVSQRGTAGGSQNGVTQIPSQAMLSHQMAIVSLPAPGAVAGPTTNLNIGMDYWGAPSSSPVPVHGKGAAAPGAPSDHWLQDERELKRQKRKQSNRESARRSRLRKQAEYEELALKADTLREENANLRAELTRIKKEYELLVSRNALLKEKLGEAEQGADDHSADRKEQGSVDENLKQNLDSDAQAAKTDQGQTDI; encoded by the exons ATGTTTTCCAACCTTGCCATGAAACCGTCATTCTTAATGCTTTATCTGCAGCACCTTATGCCACCATATGGGACTCCACCACCCCCATATGTGATGTATCCTCCTGGAGGGTTATATCCATCTATGCCTCCT GGAGCACACCCTTTCAGCCCTTATGCAATGACTTCGCCAAACAGCAATGTTGAGGCTTCT GGAGCCCTTGCTGGTACAGAAGTAGATGGTAAGTCATCCGAAGGTATGGAAAGAAGTGCCATAAAAAGATCCAAAGGAAGTTTAGGTAGTTTGAATATGATTACAGGAAAGAACAGCACTGAGCCAGGTAAAACATCAGGGCAACCAACCAATGGAACATTTTCTCAgag TGGTGAAAGCGGATGTGACAGTTCAAGTGAAGGGAGTGATGCCAATTCCGAAAAT GACTCACACACAAAGACAACTCGTGGGCATGAATCTCATGGTG AGGTTTCCCAGAGAGGCACTGCTGGTGGATCTCAGAATGGTGTTACTCAAATTCCATCACAGGCAATGTTGAGTCATCAAATGGCTATAGTGTCTTTGCCTGCACCTGGAGCAGTAGCTGGTCCTACCACGAACTTAAATATAGGAATGGATTATTGGGGCGCTCCAAGTTCATCACCTGTTCCAGTACATGGAAAAGGGGCTGCAGCACCTGGTGCTCCCTCAGATCATTGGTTGCAG GATGAGAGAGAACTTAAAAGGCAGAAAAGAAAGCAATCAAATAGGGAATCTGCACGTAGATCCAGACTACGTAAGCAG GCAGAGTACGAAGAGCTGGCCCTAAAAGCTGATACTTTAAGGGAGGAAAATGCCAACTTGAGGGCAGAGCTGACAAGGATCAAGAAGGAATATGAGCTACTTGTTTCCCGAAATGCATTGCTTAAG GAAAAGCTTGGCGAAGCAGAGCAAGGTGCAGATGATCACAGTGCTGACAGAAAGGAGCAAGGTTCTGTAGATGAGAACTTGAAACAGAACTTGGATTCTGATGCACAAGCGGCCAAAACAGACCAAGGGCAGACAGACATCTAG